Proteins from one Pseudomonas grandcourensis genomic window:
- a CDS encoding Bro-N domain-containing protein yields the protein MSDPFHPMIFTLHNLPLHALLLENQPWFCARDIGRLMGVHLSDRMVSKLDKDQRCFLWIEYFRQPRKQLMLSESGVYALLVYHYVPANRLLREWLTQQVVQALRDAVQPYAADRPMLSSLDWPEMSLNLLHWRGESWIRLRDMPYLLDDQTQRRVLVAKPWWRKVARVFQSSKHSRD from the coding sequence ATCTCTGATCCTTTCCATCCAATGATCTTTACCCTCCATAACCTACCGCTCCATGCCCTCCTGCTGGAAAATCAACCATGGTTCTGTGCCCGTGACATTGGCCGCTTGATGGGTGTCCATCTGAGTGATCGCATGGTCAGCAAACTGGATAAGGATCAACGCTGCTTCTTGTGGATTGAGTATTTCCGACAACCACGGAAACAGCTAATGCTCAGCGAGTCCGGTGTGTATGCACTATTGGTGTATCACTATGTTCCCGCAAATCGATTGTTACGCGAATGGCTGACCCAGCAGGTTGTGCAGGCCTTACGTGATGCCGTGCAGCCGTATGCTGCGGATCGACCGATGTTGAGTTCGTTGGACTGGCCGGAAATGTCGTTAAATCTGCTGCACTGGCGGGGTGAAAGTTGGATTCGGCTACGAGACATGCCTTACCTGTTAGACGATCAAACGCAGCGGCGGGTGTTGGTAGCTAAGCCTTGGTGGCGGAAGGTAGCCCGGGTGTTTCAGTCGTCGAAGCATTCGAGGGACTAA
- a CDS encoding STY4851/ECs_5259 family protein — MTACTPAVNPIKAWLSEFLLTRELFKGPNGKPLYSYQLSEHEYASLRDLLRKYLRLASSPVQFIHLGACFCLFVSEQYRRNYNSSWSWSGAESELAVSLSHSQHATLTSKGLEYWKRPIRYRENGRDWLGSLFAEGGLPWPLVQKESHGFGKAVNRGINLFSAGSSHRTTADLIAAHEDELPISFRNLETRQLLAGIVEQLMHLAGQYPLKDQKDPAAYLDKVAPEWTEAFPIPLDETNARGLINDWLHDAGKQRLDSKEALIQARAFTCEHFLLGTLPDWRIRTELALPKEHSFDIDAQQLGSTRLDQAYYEGEHILARGPAVYAQLNESRLTIRFSNPSISIERRRLGEPVTLRLLDNGRVVQCYQFDGSELDYEETPLVFEQRADCWQLVGTSSCGVAGESARIRIPTKFSISSDGPAPSLLTTDRENGQWLDLRADISLQNGPDLYRIELNKNLNEHRKPALAGVQGLYDSNPSVVYLGWPRLELPEDYEFGLGDILEFANGQPLDSLRRNGPLGVVRYNLKSRTGKTLLTRRFAVLPKEFSTSLLPATTEKPARLQVKGALQLDLKIDSSLLMAKRLESDQPVTTFSLIHPTDAPPAGFTLKIDQKNSNQPLQLRLPYPYQGARLIGPDDRPSRAHELTLAELIGHRIALTSGQAQGQSFYMQLELVCEALPHPKRHYEIKVGSSPTLLNLFSYQNDMLQMLGAVDEQDAFIRLTLETEKRALSLNIRRYNGRLQWENRDTFTICEISNATILNETEAEAMLLSDPKQAPVRIEGLKSQGVTTGRFIIPNTMQRDGPWLIYPAKDSKTQFRPALFVSTSSIAEIQTEVFSLHRATQVYHPKTNPDAISQQITAMAIEFGHSGWQYLADLKQHYAHLPLSSFESWKALSKQPEALAFAVLRLEMDEASIHWRSVQQSN; from the coding sequence ATGACCGCATGCACCCCTGCTGTTAATCCCATAAAAGCTTGGCTCAGTGAATTTTTACTCACCCGAGAGCTATTCAAAGGCCCCAACGGCAAACCTCTGTATAGCTACCAACTGTCCGAACACGAGTACGCATCCTTACGTGATTTGCTTCGAAAGTATTTGCGTCTGGCGTCCAGTCCAGTCCAGTTCATACACCTGGGAGCATGTTTTTGTTTATTCGTCAGTGAGCAGTACCGTAGAAATTACAACAGCTCATGGTCCTGGTCAGGCGCTGAGAGCGAGTTAGCCGTCTCACTTTCACACAGCCAGCATGCAACCTTGACCAGTAAAGGACTGGAATACTGGAAGCGCCCTATTCGATACCGTGAAAACGGTAGGGATTGGCTAGGGTCACTTTTCGCAGAAGGTGGGTTACCTTGGCCCCTAGTTCAAAAGGAATCACATGGCTTTGGCAAAGCCGTCAATCGAGGCATTAATCTCTTCAGTGCAGGGAGCAGCCACCGAACAACTGCTGACCTAATAGCGGCGCACGAAGATGAATTGCCAATTTCCTTTCGAAATCTAGAAACCAGGCAGCTGCTTGCCGGCATTGTTGAACAGTTGATGCATCTGGCGGGGCAATATCCGCTTAAGGATCAGAAAGACCCGGCTGCCTACCTGGATAAAGTCGCTCCTGAGTGGACAGAAGCCTTTCCAATCCCTCTCGATGAAACTAACGCTAGAGGCCTGATTAATGATTGGCTACATGATGCTGGCAAGCAGCGGCTTGATAGCAAAGAGGCCCTAATTCAAGCCCGAGCATTCACCTGTGAGCATTTTCTATTAGGCACACTGCCAGACTGGAGGATTAGGACAGAGCTTGCCTTACCAAAGGAACACTCATTTGATATTGATGCCCAGCAGCTGGGTAGCACTCGGCTCGATCAAGCCTATTACGAAGGTGAGCACATACTAGCTCGTGGGCCTGCGGTGTATGCCCAGCTGAACGAGTCGCGTCTGACGATCCGCTTCTCCAATCCCTCAATATCAATAGAACGTCGCCGGCTAGGCGAACCTGTCACGCTGCGCTTACTCGACAATGGACGAGTTGTTCAATGTTACCAATTCGACGGCAGCGAGTTGGATTACGAAGAGACGCCGTTAGTTTTTGAGCAGCGGGCTGACTGCTGGCAATTAGTCGGAACGTCCTCTTGCGGTGTTGCTGGTGAGTCCGCACGTATTCGCATTCCGACCAAATTTAGTATTTCGTCAGACGGCCCCGCACCATCGCTACTGACTACCGACAGAGAGAACGGCCAGTGGCTGGATTTACGGGCCGACATATCGCTCCAAAACGGCCCTGATCTCTATCGAATCGAGCTAAATAAAAATCTAAACGAACACCGTAAGCCCGCTCTGGCCGGTGTTCAGGGCCTCTATGACAGCAATCCGAGTGTTGTGTATTTGGGTTGGCCACGACTGGAGCTGCCCGAAGACTATGAGTTTGGTTTGGGCGATATTCTAGAGTTTGCTAATGGGCAACCCCTGGATAGTCTTCGCCGTAACGGCCCTTTAGGTGTCGTTCGTTACAACTTAAAAAGCCGCACGGGAAAAACGCTGTTAACACGCCGTTTTGCCGTCTTACCCAAAGAATTCAGTACCTCGTTGCTTCCCGCAACCACCGAAAAACCTGCGCGATTGCAGGTCAAAGGTGCGCTCCAGCTTGACTTGAAAATCGACAGCTCGCTGCTAATGGCCAAGCGGTTGGAGTCTGATCAGCCCGTAACCACTTTCAGCCTTATTCACCCAACCGATGCACCTCCTGCTGGTTTTACGCTGAAGATCGACCAGAAAAACAGCAATCAGCCACTACAACTTCGTCTCCCGTATCCGTATCAAGGGGCACGGCTTATTGGACCAGACGACCGGCCTTCACGAGCACATGAACTTACGTTAGCTGAGCTAATAGGTCATCGCATTGCATTGACCTCAGGACAAGCTCAAGGGCAAAGCTTCTACATGCAATTGGAACTGGTGTGCGAGGCGCTGCCGCATCCAAAACGGCACTATGAGATCAAAGTAGGCTCATCGCCCACGCTGCTAAATTTATTTAGCTACCAAAATGACATGCTGCAAATGCTAGGAGCAGTCGACGAACAAGATGCGTTTATCAGACTCACCCTAGAAACCGAAAAGCGTGCGCTCAGCCTGAATATCAGACGGTACAACGGCCGCTTGCAATGGGAAAATCGAGACACATTCACGATCTGCGAAATAAGTAACGCGACAATTTTGAATGAAACCGAAGCTGAAGCAATGTTGCTTTCCGATCCTAAGCAAGCACCAGTCAGAATTGAGGGACTCAAGAGCCAAGGTGTTACCACCGGGCGATTTATTATACCCAACACCATGCAACGTGATGGCCCATGGCTAATCTATCCTGCCAAAGATAGTAAAACTCAATTTCGCCCTGCGCTGTTCGTGTCGACATCGTCGATTGCTGAAATTCAAACTGAAGTTTTTTCCCTGCACAGGGCAACACAGGTTTACCACCCAAAAACCAACCCAGATGCCATCAGTCAACAAATCACCGCGATGGCAATAGAGTTTGGACACAGCGGCTGGCAATATTTAGCGGATTTGAAGCAGCACTACGCACACCTGCCGTTGTCTTCATTTGAAAGCTGGAAGGCACTGTCAAAGCAACCAGAGGCGCTTGCATTCGCGGTGCTCCGACTAGAAATGGACGAAGCTAGCATCCACTGGCGATCAGTCCAGCAATCAAATTAG
- a CDS encoding ribonucleotide-diphosphate reductase subunit beta, protein MLSWDEFDKEDTEVAVKGTNAGHATEANMDRLDSAGGAAALEARAVTATDSAAVARAKAALDSLDVAEGLAELEGASARVAVDEKRMINCRADLNQLVPFKYDWAWQKYLDGCANHWMPQEVNMTADIALWKDPEGLTDDERRIVMRNLGFFSTADSLVANNLVLAVYRLITNPECRQYILRQAFEEAIHTHAYQYCIESLAMDEGEIFNMYHEIPSVAKKATWGLKYTRSISDPKFETGTVETDKELLRNLIAYYCVLEGIFFYCGFTQILSMGRRNKMTGVAEQFQYILRDESMHLNFGIDVINQIKIENPHLWDAEMKEEASQMILQGTQLEIEYARDTMPRGVLGMNAAMMEDYLKFIANRRLSQIGLKEEYPGTTNPFPWMSEIMDLKKEKNFFETRVIEYQTGGALSWD, encoded by the coding sequence ATGCTGAGCTGGGACGAATTCGACAAAGAAGACACGGAAGTAGCAGTCAAGGGCACTAACGCTGGCCACGCCACCGAAGCCAACATGGACCGTCTCGACAGCGCCGGCGGTGCCGCCGCCCTGGAAGCCCGTGCCGTGACCGCCACTGACTCCGCCGCCGTTGCCCGCGCCAAAGCTGCCCTGGATTCCCTCGACGTCGCCGAAGGCCTCGCCGAACTCGAAGGCGCCTCCGCCCGTGTCGCCGTTGACGAAAAGCGCATGATCAACTGCCGCGCCGACCTCAACCAACTCGTACCCTTCAAGTACGACTGGGCCTGGCAGAAGTACCTGGACGGCTGCGCAAACCACTGGATGCCGCAAGAAGTCAACATGACCGCCGACATCGCCCTCTGGAAAGACCCGGAAGGCCTGACCGACGACGAGCGCCGCATCGTGATGCGCAACCTCGGCTTCTTCTCCACCGCCGACTCCCTGGTTGCCAACAACCTGGTCCTGGCCGTGTACCGCCTGATCACCAACCCGGAATGCCGCCAGTACATCCTGCGCCAGGCCTTCGAAGAGGCGATCCACACCCACGCCTACCAGTACTGCATCGAATCGCTGGCCATGGATGAAGGCGAAATCTTCAACATGTACCACGAGATCCCGTCGGTCGCGAAAAAAGCCACCTGGGGCCTGAAATACACCCGTTCGATCTCCGATCCGAAGTTCGAAACCGGCACCGTCGAAACCGACAAAGAGTTGCTGCGCAACCTGATCGCCTACTACTGCGTTCTGGAAGGCATCTTCTTCTACTGCGGCTTCACCCAGATCCTCTCCATGGGCCGCCGCAACAAAATGACCGGCGTCGCCGAGCAGTTCCAGTACATCCTGCGCGACGAATCCATGCACCTGAACTTCGGCATCGACGTGATCAACCAGATCAAAATCGAAAACCCGCATTTGTGGGATGCCGAGATGAAGGAAGAGGCTTCGCAGATGATTCTGCAAGGTACTCAGCTGGAGATCGAATACGCACGTGACACCATGCCTCGTGGGGTGTTGGGTATGAATGCGGCGATGATGGAGGACTACCTGAAGTTCATCGCTAACCGTCGCCTGTCGCAGATCGGTTTGAAGGAAGAGTATCCAGGGACGACCAACCCGTTCCCTTGGATGAGCGAGATCATGGACTTGAAGAAAGAGAAGAACTTCTTTGAGACGAGAGTGATTGAGTATCAGACTGGTGGGGCTTTGAGCTGGGATTGA
- a CDS encoding HNH endonuclease, whose amino-acid sequence MVIKAVSKERIDKALLEFDRKFRSKHEWLGWEKNLAHRYAVHSGGELYPAKKIVSLATGIAVGEFSGGHPTNSYLKKRGFTVVELPSGEGTHVLQFRPGAVYDRKTEINGPFGGSLQSGIAASATYPAIFLFTGDSGEQYGYADHWEDGAYFYTGEGQRGPMTLTRGNRAIAEHAVDGRALHLFKSLGKGKGNAYMGEFSCADTFEQIQPDVSGQDRTAIVFRLVPVAIPAEAIEAEEQDEDEADLSGSLDAARLAALAACKPSSDDLGVSAPRKIYQRSRKVAHYVLMRAKGECESCEKPAPFTKKDGTPYLEPHHVNRLSDGGLDHPRYVGAVCPSCHREIHSGVHGALLNEKLKQRLEAIEA is encoded by the coding sequence GTGGTGATCAAAGCGGTTTCGAAGGAACGAATAGACAAAGCGTTGCTGGAATTTGACCGTAAATTTCGGAGTAAGCACGAGTGGCTGGGCTGGGAAAAAAACTTAGCTCACCGTTACGCCGTTCACTCGGGCGGCGAACTGTATCCGGCGAAGAAAATCGTCTCTCTGGCAACTGGCATTGCCGTAGGAGAGTTCTCCGGTGGGCACCCGACCAACAGTTATCTAAAAAAGCGGGGCTTCACTGTTGTGGAGTTACCGAGTGGGGAGGGCACGCATGTCTTGCAGTTCAGACCGGGAGCTGTTTACGACCGAAAAACTGAAATCAACGGACCGTTCGGTGGAAGCCTGCAAAGCGGCATTGCAGCGTCCGCTACCTACCCTGCGATTTTTTTGTTCACTGGCGATAGCGGTGAACAATACGGGTATGCCGACCACTGGGAAGACGGCGCCTACTTTTATACCGGTGAAGGGCAGCGCGGGCCGATGACTTTGACCCGTGGCAACCGAGCCATTGCTGAGCATGCCGTGGATGGTCGAGCGCTTCACTTGTTTAAGTCCCTAGGCAAAGGTAAAGGCAACGCTTACATGGGCGAGTTTTCTTGCGCCGACACGTTTGAGCAGATCCAGCCGGATGTGAGCGGCCAGGATCGGACGGCGATTGTTTTTCGGTTAGTCCCTGTGGCAATTCCTGCTGAAGCAATTGAAGCTGAAGAACAGGATGAAGATGAGGCTGACCTTTCCGGGTCTCTGGATGCTGCGCGGTTGGCTGCGCTGGCTGCATGTAAGCCCAGCAGCGATGATTTAGGGGTATCCGCTCCGCGTAAGATCTACCAGCGCAGCCGAAAGGTTGCGCACTATGTGCTGATGCGCGCCAAGGGAGAATGTGAGAGCTGTGAGAAACCGGCTCCTTTTACGAAAAAGGATGGCACCCCCTACTTAGAGCCGCATCACGTAAACCGGCTCTCAGATGGTGGACTAGATCACCCGCGCTATGTGGGAGCCGTGTGCCCAAGTTGCCATCGGGAAATTCATTCTGGAGTACATGGAGCGTTGCTGAATGAGAAGTTGAAGCAGCGGTTGGAAGCAATTGAAGCCTGA
- a CDS encoding DUF2790 domain-containing protein, whose translation MKALLVLALSSVCVTAMAGEVPTDVAQQQPPIEEYTYSMNLDIAKVISMSEAPNVCEVVPMKMEYEDSNGQRHILRYSAMGNGCSNG comes from the coding sequence ATGAAAGCTTTATTGGTTCTGGCCCTCAGCAGCGTGTGCGTAACCGCCATGGCCGGCGAGGTCCCGACTGATGTCGCCCAGCAACAACCACCCATCGAGGAATACACTTACTCGATGAATCTGGACATCGCCAAAGTGATCTCCATGAGCGAAGCACCGAACGTGTGTGAAGTTGTACCGATGAAAATGGAATACGAAGACTCCAACGGCCAACGGCATATCCTGCGTTACAGCGCGATGGGCAACGGCTGCTCCAACGGCTGA
- a CDS encoding alkaline phosphatase family protein — protein MPNNWPAGIEHVVVLMMENRSFDHLLGDYTSINPACDGINRKAPSTNPLKLANGNSTVITQASEFPENYSLWAPPPPLPPALPPSNSEGFDLGHEFVNVEKQLGVAFKTSPANPTLNGFAQDAYDKARTDLKVYKTWSQSMAQRAMNYIPFGATPAKDTLPAIHGLARNFTVCDRWFSSVPGPTWPNRFFAMLGSCNGHLLMPSTGTVLAGIKSLIAQFGGESIFSLLRNNGHDARIYSDGAVPLAALVKGGLQHLSIDDFKADVAGNKLPELSWIEPSYGLLNGKLGPNVSHHPPEDLRFGDQFVGEVFNALSANAAVWSKTLFVLLYDEHGGFQDHVVPPTCVATGSTVDVPWKNPFTRLGVRVPAILASPWLKPGLIPWTGDVQAQHYDHTSLLAFLCDHFKVPRSALGPRVVAAQHFGNAPIWRAAPSVTAAPTLAATVVPSRAGLPLIESELATQSRQVVDSATGYLDGLDPEQIWKSSAQWVSGFLGNRSRALADPGQAALTPAAPSADSLEAKLRRLQDLMVTAQGQTVPPVAAPASKALVEPGSEVAPTRLRVLCLPGVGFSRATGGQGGIDANWQEQWRTLIRTQLAQNGRPIDDQDIDFLCFDEQLKEGPDFAQITRGLAMLRADARGKADENFGSWGLPVNQMLRTTVGALVQWIEDADLRTELTQHLLAKIDAFNPQIIFAQGLGSLIGYDALRRSVAKKGSALKRIDGRVFVSFGSPIALPLVMREVWGGRVLRLSENGRGIRRWFHLYNPNDGLLTRPITSPDSARVDLQTEFTLPLRDDLLDLNHAAQAYLSSPTSQTGLWPQLARDVVAARALEVPAFLSRSGQRKRRALVVGINDYLDPSARLDGCINDTYLISRMLQESGYDAGDIRLLHDARATRANFVERLEWLVEGARAGDERVLFYSGHGTQLPVYSSSGEADCMDETLVLHDFDWDDESTHFTDKLFRQFYSHLPFDPDGHGAKLTVMFDCCYAGGMTRGNGRVRGITPPSDIRHRMLRWDPYAGDWDRRVYAVDSDRRDFSEQDNKTRGLTRTRTTQGAATGLRPEKKAQLLRQGKLYGHHGPYMPLMLYAARENEKANEYEVGSNSYGAFTYALVEQLRKLHQEDATLGFDQLIERVGSVLSARSLGQTPEIVGPSGVRAAVCPWRISGLGR, from the coding sequence ATGCCGAACAACTGGCCCGCCGGGATTGAACACGTTGTCGTACTGATGATGGAAAACCGTTCGTTCGACCATTTGCTGGGGGATTACACAAGCATTAATCCCGCGTGTGACGGTATCAACCGCAAGGCGCCCAGCACCAACCCGCTGAAGCTGGCCAATGGCAATTCGACGGTGATCACCCAGGCCTCGGAGTTCCCGGAGAACTACAGCCTGTGGGCGCCGCCGCCCCCTCTGCCTCCGGCGTTGCCGCCGAGCAACAGCGAGGGTTTCGACCTTGGTCACGAGTTCGTCAATGTAGAGAAACAACTGGGCGTCGCCTTCAAGACCAGCCCGGCCAACCCCACGCTCAATGGTTTTGCCCAGGACGCCTACGACAAGGCCCGCACCGACCTGAAAGTGTACAAAACCTGGTCGCAATCCATGGCCCAGCGGGCGATGAACTACATCCCGTTCGGCGCTACGCCCGCGAAGGATACGCTGCCGGCCATCCACGGATTGGCGCGCAATTTCACCGTGTGCGACCGCTGGTTTTCCTCGGTCCCAGGCCCGACCTGGCCGAACCGTTTTTTTGCCATGCTCGGCAGTTGCAATGGTCATCTACTGATGCCCTCCACCGGCACGGTACTGGCCGGCATCAAAAGCCTGATCGCACAGTTCGGCGGCGAGAGCATTTTTTCGCTGCTGCGCAACAACGGCCATGACGCGCGCATTTATTCCGACGGCGCTGTTCCGTTGGCGGCGCTGGTCAAGGGTGGTTTGCAGCACCTGAGCATCGACGACTTCAAGGCAGACGTCGCCGGAAACAAACTCCCTGAACTGTCGTGGATCGAACCGAGCTATGGCCTGCTCAACGGCAAACTCGGGCCAAACGTGTCCCATCATCCACCTGAAGATTTGCGCTTTGGCGATCAGTTCGTCGGCGAGGTGTTCAACGCCTTGTCGGCCAATGCCGCTGTCTGGAGCAAAACCTTGTTCGTGCTGTTGTACGACGAACATGGCGGCTTCCAAGACCACGTGGTGCCGCCAACTTGCGTGGCAACCGGTTCAACGGTCGATGTGCCCTGGAAGAACCCCTTCACCCGCCTCGGCGTGCGTGTACCGGCGATCCTGGCTTCGCCGTGGCTCAAGCCGGGTTTGATCCCCTGGACGGGCGATGTCCAGGCGCAGCACTACGATCACACCAGTTTGCTGGCGTTTCTTTGCGATCACTTCAAGGTGCCGCGCAGTGCCCTCGGCCCACGGGTGGTCGCCGCGCAGCACTTCGGCAATGCACCCATCTGGCGTGCCGCACCGAGCGTAACGGCAGCGCCGACATTGGCGGCCACCGTGGTGCCGAGTCGCGCCGGGTTGCCATTGATCGAGTCCGAACTGGCGACCCAAAGCCGACAGGTGGTGGACAGCGCCACCGGTTACCTCGATGGCCTCGATCCAGAGCAGATCTGGAAGAGCAGCGCCCAGTGGGTCAGCGGTTTTCTTGGCAACCGCAGTCGTGCCCTGGCTGATCCGGGCCAGGCGGCACTCACGCCTGCCGCGCCCAGTGCAGACAGCCTGGAGGCGAAACTGCGGCGCCTGCAGGATTTGATGGTCACCGCCCAAGGGCAAACGGTGCCCCCGGTGGCGGCGCCGGCCAGCAAAGCCTTGGTCGAGCCGGGATCGGAGGTCGCGCCAACACGGCTGCGCGTCCTGTGCCTGCCCGGCGTGGGGTTCAGCCGGGCAACGGGCGGGCAGGGCGGTATCGATGCGAACTGGCAGGAACAATGGCGCACCTTGATCCGCACTCAACTGGCACAGAACGGTCGCCCCATCGATGACCAGGACATCGACTTTCTGTGCTTCGATGAGCAACTCAAGGAGGGGCCGGACTTCGCCCAGATCACCCGAGGCCTGGCGATGCTGAGGGCCGATGCCAGGGGCAAGGCCGACGAGAACTTCGGCAGTTGGGGCCTGCCGGTCAACCAGATGTTGCGCACCACGGTGGGCGCCCTCGTGCAATGGATCGAAGACGCCGATTTGCGCACGGAGTTGACTCAACATCTGCTCGCAAAGATCGACGCATTCAATCCGCAGATCATCTTCGCCCAAGGCTTGGGCAGCCTGATCGGCTACGACGCCCTGCGCCGGTCGGTGGCGAAAAAAGGTTCGGCACTCAAGCGCATCGATGGCCGGGTGTTCGTCAGCTTCGGCTCACCGATCGCACTGCCGCTGGTGATGCGCGAAGTGTGGGGCGGGAGAGTCCTGCGCCTGAGCGAAAACGGCCGAGGCATCCGCCGCTGGTTCCACCTCTATAACCCCAACGACGGCTTGCTGACCCGGCCAATCACCTCGCCGGATTCCGCGCGGGTCGACCTGCAAACCGAATTCACCTTGCCATTGCGCGATGACCTGCTCGACCTCAACCACGCCGCCCAGGCCTACTTGTCGTCACCCACCAGCCAGACCGGCCTCTGGCCGCAATTGGCCCGTGATGTGGTGGCCGCACGGGCACTGGAAGTGCCAGCGTTCCTGTCCCGCAGCGGCCAACGCAAACGCCGCGCCCTGGTGGTCGGCATCAACGATTACCTCGACCCGAGTGCACGCCTGGACGGCTGCATCAACGACACCTACCTGATCAGCCGCATGCTCCAGGAAAGCGGCTACGACGCTGGCGACATCCGATTGCTGCACGACGCCCGAGCGACCCGGGCCAACTTCGTCGAGCGCCTCGAATGGCTGGTGGAAGGCGCCCGCGCCGGGGACGAGCGCGTGTTGTTCTACTCCGGCCACGGCACTCAACTGCCGGTCTACAGCAGCAGCGGCGAAGCCGACTGCATGGACGAAACCCTGGTGCTCCACGACTTCGACTGGGACGACGAAAGCACCCACTTCACCGACAAACTGTTCCGCCAGTTCTACAGCCACCTGCCATTCGACCCGGACGGCCACGGCGCCAAACTCACCGTCATGTTCGACTGCTGCTACGCCGGCGGCATGACCCGCGGCAACGGCCGCGTGCGTGGCATCACCCCACCCAGCGACATCCGCCACCGCATGCTGCGCTGGGACCCCTACGCCGGCGACTGGGACCGCCGCGTCTACGCCGTCGACAGCGACCGCCGCGACTTCAGCGAACAAGACAACAAAACCCGCGGCCTCACCCGCACCCGCACCACCCAAGGCGCCGCCACGGGCCTTCGTCCCGAGAAAAAAGCCCAACTGCTGCGCCAAGGCAAACTCTACGGCCACCATGGGCCGTACATGCCGCTGATGCTCTATGCCGCGCGGGAGAACGAAAAAGCCAATGAGTATGAGGTGGGGTCGAACAGCTATGGGGCCTTTACCTATGCCCTGGTCGAACAACTGCGCAAATTGCATCAGGAGGATGCGACGTTGGGGTTTGATCAGTTGATTGAGCGGGTGGGGAGTGTGTTGAGTGCGAGGTCCTTGGGGCAGACGCCGGAGATTGTTGGGCCGAGTGGGGTTAGGGCAGCGGTGTGTCCGTGGCGGATTAGTGGGTTGGGGAGGTGA